One part of the Bacillota bacterium genome encodes these proteins:
- the pyrR gene encoding bifunctional pyr operon transcriptional regulator/uracil phosphoribosyltransferase PyrR: protein MEIKSKILEDKDIKRTISRISHQIIERNQGVENVVLLGIKTRGVPLARRIQERIYAIEGAELAVGELDITLYRDDLTTELEQPVVHKTEIPFPVQGKIVVLVDDVLYTGRTVRAAMDAIVDLGRPRAIQLAVLVDRGHRELPIRADFVGKNVPTARDEIICVRFEEVDGQDSVVIAK, encoded by the coding sequence ATGGAAATTAAAAGTAAAATTCTTGAAGACAAAGATATCAAACGCACGATCAGTCGTATATCCCATCAAATTATCGAGAGAAACCAAGGTGTCGAGAATGTAGTTTTGCTAGGTATTAAAACCAGGGGGGTACCGCTTGCCAGGCGGATTCAAGAACGAATATATGCAATTGAAGGTGCCGAGTTGGCAGTGGGAGAGTTGGATATAACTCTTTATCGTGACGATTTGACTACTGAATTGGAGCAGCCAGTGGTCCATAAGACCGAAATTCCATTTCCAGTTCAGGGAAAGATAGTGGTCTTGGTTGATGACGTCCTCTATACAGGCCGCACCGTCCGGGCCGCCATGGATGCAATTGTCGATTTAGGGCGTCCCCGGGCGATACAGCTTGCTGTATTGGTCGATCGCGGTCATCGGGAACTGCCGATTCGGGCAGATTTTGTGGGTAAAAATGTGCCGACCGCCCGGGACGAAATAATATGTGTGCGTTTTGAAGAAGTCGATGGACAGGACTCTGTAGTAATTGCAAAATGA
- a CDS encoding DNA internalization-related competence protein ComEC/Rec2 gives MIYLALRALIVGIALGLVTGVGVWAFAAAIISIGAWLRFKTKSLLALAWILFGIGLAAQAFIALPRPEPFYGEKLTYQFALNRPVYLHGEQMVWEAEVLLPPELSGAVVTVTDVSELGTYTAEAVLVPPVRYRNPGELWRYRQYMFKRQVGRLTDSEVIFVQPRNPSALETVRGSYRQNLLTYLGDEAGPVALALTTGDRSLLGPDTRSLLNQTGIGHITALSGMHLSVLSALCLLMMRQISKRKFVAEVATGMLIIGFIVFVGPRISLLRAAAMTGFSLVGYISTGRSTSGVQALCWVSFVFLCYNPLWLFESAFLLSFGATLCCLLFGRQVESRLALVPHPFRRVLALSAAIQLGMLPLNLWLFGGVSVWAVLLNTIIVPLLPVLMFFALLCGLGGMTATLASGFALPLIAGLLAIVDGFASLPGWLWVPWPVIAILSGSLATYYLSLRLWPRFRLKLAAGAGILLLVGHFAVQSIPAVWFLDVGQGDAILIRNQRQWYLIDTGDEYAAQWGLIPALRQLGVNKLRAVIISHPHWDHVGGLPVILDEFTVDAIWVNEDFDIEINESTQTLTGSIELAAGIMLHAPGRDLGSLNNNSLLASLDLNQTSVLLTGDIELAGEEFWQESVDNHQILKVPHHGSDTSSSHSFIEAVAPEAAIISCGLNNRYQFPHEHTLQVLASNDIEIWRLDHQGYVRAMLLPGGSYNLKSFGGDVWPKTFSSVVRNILSAAKSGN, from the coding sequence ATGATCTACCTGGCGCTGAGGGCCCTGATTGTTGGAATTGCGTTGGGGCTTGTCACCGGCGTAGGTGTCTGGGCTTTTGCTGCGGCCATAATCAGCATCGGAGCCTGGCTTCGGTTTAAAACGAAATCCCTTTTAGCTCTAGCCTGGATTTTATTTGGGATTGGGTTGGCGGCCCAGGCTTTTATAGCGCTTCCCAGACCGGAACCGTTTTATGGAGAAAAATTAACTTATCAATTTGCCCTCAATCGCCCTGTATATTTACATGGGGAGCAAATGGTTTGGGAGGCAGAAGTGCTGTTGCCACCAGAGTTATCGGGAGCAGTTGTGACAGTTACTGATGTCAGTGAATTAGGGACGTACACAGCGGAAGCAGTCTTGGTTCCACCGGTGCGTTACCGAAACCCAGGTGAACTCTGGCGCTATCGCCAGTATATGTTTAAAAGACAAGTTGGCAGGCTTACTGACAGCGAAGTAATCTTTGTTCAACCCCGCAATCCGTCAGCGCTTGAAACTGTTCGTGGAAGCTATCGTCAAAATCTCTTGACATACTTGGGTGACGAGGCGGGCCCGGTTGCCTTGGCGTTGACAACAGGTGACCGCTCGCTCTTGGGACCCGACACCCGGTCACTTTTAAATCAAACGGGTATCGGGCATATAACTGCTCTCTCGGGCATGCATTTAAGTGTGTTATCAGCACTTTGCCTTCTGATGATGCGGCAGATATCAAAACGTAAATTTGTTGCTGAAGTCGCTACTGGCATGTTGATAATCGGCTTTATTGTTTTTGTAGGGCCCCGTATCTCGTTGTTACGGGCCGCAGCAATGACTGGTTTCAGTTTAGTTGGGTATATCAGCACTGGGCGATCAACTTCAGGAGTTCAGGCCCTGTGCTGGGTGAGTTTTGTTTTTTTATGCTACAATCCTTTGTGGCTATTTGAAAGCGCTTTTTTGCTTTCCTTTGGCGCTACCTTATGTTGTTTACTATTTGGAAGGCAGGTTGAATCACGGCTAGCGCTTGTACCGCACCCCTTTCGTCGGGTGCTGGCCCTTAGCGCTGCAATCCAGCTTGGTATGCTTCCCCTCAACTTATGGTTGTTTGGCGGGGTTTCTGTGTGGGCGGTGCTGTTGAACACAATTATTGTGCCGCTGCTGCCGGTTTTAATGTTCTTTGCATTGTTATGTGGTCTAGGGGGTATGACGGCGACGCTGGCTAGTGGCTTCGCTTTGCCCTTGATTGCCGGCTTGTTGGCTATTGTTGACGGGTTCGCAAGCCTTCCTGGCTGGCTGTGGGTTCCGTGGCCGGTTATAGCGATACTGAGCGGCAGTCTGGCAACCTATTATCTTTCATTGCGTTTGTGGCCGCGTTTTCGGTTGAAATTAGCCGCTGGCGCCGGTATACTGCTCCTTGTCGGACATTTTGCTGTGCAATCAATACCGGCCGTTTGGTTTCTTGATGTGGGGCAGGGCGATGCGATTCTAATTCGCAATCAGAGACAATGGTATTTGATTGACACTGGCGATGAGTATGCCGCCCAATGGGGGTTGATTCCCGCCCTTCGTCAGCTTGGGGTGAACAAATTACGGGCAGTAATAATCTCACACCCCCATTGGGATCATGTCGGCGGTCTGCCGGTGATTCTTGATGAATTTACGGTGGATGCTATATGGGTTAATGAGGATTTTGATATAGAGATAAATGAGAGTACCCAGACTTTGACCGGTTCAATTGAACTGGCCGCCGGGATTATGCTCCATGCGCCAGGCAGGGATCTGGGGTCCTTGAATAATAATTCGCTCTTGGCTTCGCTGGATCTTAATCAGACTTCTGTGTTGCTTACTGGGGATATAGAGTTGGCCGGAGAGGAATTCTGGCAAGAGTCGGTGGATAATCACCAAATTCTTAAAGTGCCGCATCATGGCAGTGATACTTCCTCAAGCCATAGTTTTATCGAGGCGGTGGCTCCTGAAGCAGCGATAATCAGTTGCGGGCTGAATAATCGTTATCAGTTTCCTCATGAGCATACGCTGCAGGTTTTGGCAAGCAATGATATCGAAATCTGGCGCCTTGACCACCAAGGCTATGTCAGGGCCATGTTGTTGCCGGGTGGGTCCTACAATTTAAAATCTTTCGGGGGTGACGTATGGCCGAAAACTTTTTCATCCGTGGTTCGGAATATCTTGTCCGCAGCAAAATCCGGGAATTAA
- the holA gene encoding DNA polymerase III subunit delta, producing the protein MAENFFIRGSEYLVRSKIRELTAKFAGENIWDIERPGSWQELADKLATQGMFAESRVFIVDYGELTRWQGVDAGSVERVLPSHTNVLVIYALGKPDKRTGLYKAVSKHSREEVLSAPRDLVRWVMDETNHRQGTISRSAARALLARTGPDLQLLSTEIDKLLSYNAQITEESVTELATNSVQANVFQLVDAVVTGNTKRSLETASLLYTGASAFPYIIQMLARQYRYLFQIVFLKKQGFGASEISERLKLHSYAFEIMWKQANNLDVAKCAVALQNLAEADYKFKTGAYPAFALLHSLITKLAK; encoded by the coding sequence ATGGCCGAAAACTTTTTCATCCGTGGTTCGGAATATCTTGTCCGCAGCAAAATCCGGGAATTAACTGCAAAGTTTGCCGGCGAAAATATTTGGGATATCGAGCGTCCCGGTTCCTGGCAGGAGTTGGCTGATAAGCTGGCAACCCAGGGTATGTTTGCTGAGAGCAGGGTCTTTATTGTTGATTATGGGGAGTTAACCCGCTGGCAGGGTGTCGATGCCGGCAGTGTGGAGAGAGTTCTACCCAGCCATACTAATGTTTTAGTTATTTATGCTCTGGGTAAGCCGGACAAGCGTACGGGATTGTATAAAGCCGTAAGCAAACATTCCAGGGAAGAAGTTTTGTCCGCTCCACGTGACCTGGTGCGCTGGGTGATGGACGAGACAAATCATCGTCAGGGAACTATTTCGCGGTCGGCAGCCCGGGCGCTTTTGGCCCGGACAGGTCCGGATCTGCAATTGCTCAGCACTGAAATTGACAAATTGCTCAGTTATAATGCACAGATAACTGAAGAATCCGTAACTGAGCTGGCGACTAACTCTGTCCAGGCCAATGTGTTTCAATTGGTGGACGCGGTGGTAACCGGCAACACTAAGCGCAGTCTAGAAACAGCCAGCTTGTTATATACTGGCGCTTCGGCGTTTCCGTATATTATCCAGATGCTCGCCCGTCAATACCGTTATTTATTTCAGATTGTTTTTTTAAAGAAACAAGGTTTCGGCGCCAGTGAAATCAGCGAGCGTTTAAAATTGCATTCCTACGCCTTTGAAATTATGTGGAAGCAGGCAAATAACCTGGATGTAGCGAAATGTGCCGTCGCTTTGCAGAACTTGGCCGAAGCCGATTATAAATTTAAGACAGGAGCTTACCCCGCGTTTGCTCTGTTGCATAGTCTGATCACCAAATTAGCAAAATAA
- the rpsT gene encoding 30S ribosomal protein S20: MPNIKSAKKRVKISAVKRVRNTSAKSAIKTTAKKYEQAVNAGEQEKATVLFQKVSSQLDKAAAKGIIHKNAAARRKSRLAAKL; the protein is encoded by the coding sequence TTGCCAAATATCAAATCAGCGAAGAAGCGCGTCAAAATCAGCGCTGTTAAACGTGTACGCAACACTAGCGCCAAATCCGCCATCAAAACAACGGCAAAAAAATATGAACAAGCTGTCAACGCCGGCGAACAAGAAAAAGCCACTGTCCTTTTCCAAAAAGTTTCATCCCAGCTCGACAAAGCTGCAGCCAAAGGTATCATCCATAAAAACGCCGCTGCCCGTCGCAAATCGAGACTGGCCGCAAAACTATAA
- a CDS encoding phage holin family protein, whose product MLRLVVRFIVSALVLMFVGFLVPGVSGMGFGTALLAAVVISVLGYLAESLFGKNASPQNRGLAGFASAAVVIYLTQWLVPEFNVSIIGALLAALVIGIIDAFVPTELR is encoded by the coding sequence ATGCTAAGATTAGTGGTTAGGTTTATAGTTTCTGCTTTGGTTTTGATGTTCGTCGGATTTCTTGTGCCGGGTGTCTCTGGAATGGGTTTTGGGACCGCTCTCCTGGCGGCAGTAGTAATCAGCGTCTTGGGATATCTGGCGGAGTCGCTGTTTGGCAAAAACGCTTCTCCTCAAAACCGGGGTTTAGCCGGCTTTGCTTCGGCAGCTGTGGTTATTTATCTGACCCAATGGCTGGTGCCTGAATTCAATGTCTCAATCATTGGCGCCCTGTTGGCTGCCTTGGTTATCGGGATAATCGACGCATTCGTGCCCACTGAGTTAAGGTAA
- a CDS encoding GPR endopeptidase, whose protein sequence is MELKTGLVIEAHEVLLQTSQLPEIEGIDTRHFREGDVDISVIEILSDAAAEKIGKAKGKYVTLEAPGMRDKNSQLEEHLLGILNTQLQDIVPLSEDTSVLVVGLGNWNVTPDSLGPSVVENLYVTRHLKSLYPDKLGPGFRNLCAIAPGVLGITGIETSEIIYGIVQRVKPDVVVAIDALAARSLHRLNTTIQISDTGIYPGSGVGNRRQGLTKDTLGVPVIAVGVPTVVDAATMTNDVIDLLIQAMRDEAAELSSNTENILKILDDFATEDKHKMIREVLDPTIGLLMVTPKEVDRLLEDISSLLANALNVALHPRVAREYLN, encoded by the coding sequence ATGGAGTTAAAGACCGGACTGGTAATCGAAGCACACGAGGTACTGCTCCAAACCAGCCAGTTGCCTGAAATCGAGGGTATTGACACTCGTCATTTTCGGGAAGGCGATGTGGATATTTCAGTAATTGAGATTCTATCGGATGCTGCAGCTGAGAAAATAGGCAAAGCCAAGGGAAAGTACGTTACATTAGAGGCTCCGGGCATGCGGGACAAAAACTCTCAGCTTGAAGAGCATTTACTGGGCATCCTTAACACTCAGTTACAGGATATTGTGCCCCTCAGTGAGGACACCTCGGTACTGGTGGTGGGATTGGGAAACTGGAATGTAACCCCCGACTCGCTTGGCCCCAGCGTCGTGGAAAATCTTTATGTTACAAGGCACCTTAAATCCCTCTATCCGGATAAACTGGGGCCGGGCTTTCGAAACCTATGCGCGATCGCCCCTGGTGTGCTGGGAATTACCGGTATCGAAACCAGCGAAATCATCTATGGCATCGTGCAGCGGGTTAAACCGGATGTTGTGGTTGCGATTGATGCTCTAGCCGCTAGAAGTCTGCATCGGTTGAACACGACAATACAAATATCCGACACAGGTATTTATCCCGGCTCAGGGGTTGGCAACAGACGTCAGGGGTTGACAAAAGATACACTGGGAGTTCCTGTGATTGCAGTCGGCGTTCCGACAGTAGTTGATGCCGCCACCATGACAAACGATGTCATTGACCTTCTGATTCAAGCGATGCGTGATGAAGCGGCGGAATTGAGTTCCAACACCGAGAATATCCTCAAGATTCTTGATGATTTCGCCACCGAAGACAAGCACAAAATGATTAGAGAAGTCCTGGACCCGACAATCGGCTTGTTGATGGTCACACCAAAAGAAGTTGATCGATTATTAGAAGATATTTCGTCGCTGTTGGCCAATGCCCTCAATGTGGCTTTACATCCGCGGGTAGCCAGGGAATATTTAAATTAG
- the hrcA gene encoding heat-inducible transcription repressor HrcA, giving the protein MVFFLVWISTHVKRVLTEGRSAMLDARKRQILKAIIQDYIFTAEPVGSRALVKRHDIGLSPATIRNEMADLEELGYLEQPHTSAGRIPSHNGYRFYVHSLMEDMELTGDDLFQLKNLISEVSPETNQFPRQIAKLLSSLTSYISLIAEPSDKDRCISHVDIIPRTNDLGTMIVVLNDGIVKFRSVTLPDGLQVSQIKALTTFVNHHLQGVPLAQISDSLLRGIKSDFAGNIAVVDHIIKLVQFMLDSENENLVVDGAVNMLQQPEFNDVGKVRELLQSLEQNDLLLQLLNAGRAEADTIIKIGSEIGLDSFNNCSLVVTAFKRNNKNMTIGILGPTRMDYAKTLSFIKVLREYLNSFGGIGND; this is encoded by the coding sequence ATGGTATTTTTTTTAGTGTGGATTAGCACTCATGTTAAACGAGTGCTAACAGAAGGGAGGAGCGCGATGCTGGATGCCAGAAAGCGTCAAATTCTGAAGGCGATTATTCAGGACTATATCTTTACCGCAGAGCCGGTTGGTTCCAGGGCCCTGGTCAAACGGCATGATATCGGGCTCAGTCCGGCCACAATTCGTAATGAAATGGCAGACCTGGAGGAGCTGGGCTATTTAGAGCAGCCGCACACTTCTGCTGGACGCATCCCGTCACATAACGGCTACAGGTTTTATGTGCACTCACTGATGGAGGACATGGAGCTGACTGGCGATGATTTGTTTCAACTTAAGAACTTGATTTCAGAAGTCAGCCCGGAAACCAACCAATTTCCCCGGCAGATTGCAAAATTGCTCTCCTCATTGACCAGCTACATTTCTTTGATCGCCGAACCGTCTGACAAAGATCGCTGCATCAGTCATGTGGATATAATCCCCCGAACCAATGATTTGGGAACGATGATTGTTGTGCTCAATGACGGTATTGTCAAGTTTCGTTCGGTTACTTTACCGGACGGGCTGCAGGTTTCTCAAATCAAGGCTCTTACAACATTTGTGAATCACCACCTTCAGGGGGTACCGCTTGCCCAGATTTCAGATTCGCTGTTGCGGGGCATCAAGAGCGATTTTGCCGGCAATATTGCCGTCGTAGACCACATAATTAAATTGGTTCAGTTTATGCTGGACAGCGAAAATGAAAACCTGGTGGTGGACGGCGCTGTTAACATGCTCCAGCAACCAGAATTTAACGATGTCGGTAAAGTCCGAGAGCTGCTTCAGTCACTGGAGCAAAACGATTTGCTTTTACAACTGTTAAATGCAGGTCGCGCCGAGGCTGATACAATCATCAAAATCGGTTCCGAGATTGGACTCGATTCATTTAATAATTGCAGTCTTGTGGTTACGGCTTTTAAACGAAACAACAAAAATATGACTATTGGTATTCTTGGTCCTACACGGATGGACTACGCAAAGACACTTAGTTTTATCAAGGTGTTGCGGGAGTATTTGAATAGTTTTGGAGGTATTGGCAATGACTGA
- a CDS encoding nucleotide exchange factor GrpE codes for MTEEKQNPEQVEEQANSAEPEETGPCPQCQELEARYKRLAADLENFRKRSERVNREIVSRATEDLVCKLLPVLDNFRIALDRGKQDDPFFKGMEMIHQQLMDVLQAEGLQPLSAQGESFDPSFHEAVAFVDADADCPGNIVTEDLRLGYKLGDKLIRPCMVKVSKQKEEQDDE; via the coding sequence ATGACTGAAGAAAAGCAAAATCCTGAGCAAGTTGAAGAACAAGCGAATTCTGCTGAACCAGAAGAAACCGGACCCTGTCCGCAATGCCAGGAGTTGGAGGCAAGATATAAGCGCCTGGCCGCTGATTTGGAAAATTTCCGAAAGCGCTCTGAACGAGTGAATCGGGAAATTGTGTCCCGGGCCACAGAAGACCTGGTTTGCAAGCTGCTTCCGGTGTTGGATAATTTCCGGATTGCCCTGGATCGAGGTAAGCAGGACGATCCTTTTTTCAAGGGAATGGAAATGATTCATCAACAGTTGATGGATGTTTTGCAGGCAGAGGGACTTCAGCCCCTTTCGGCACAAGGGGAGAGCTTTGACCCATCTTTTCACGAAGCGGTGGCCTTTGTTGATGCTGATGCGGACTGCCCGGGCAACATAGTAACGGAAGATTTACGCCTGGGCTATAAGCTGGGTGATAAGCTAATCAGACCATGTATGGTTAAGGTGAGTAAACAGAAGGAGGAACAAGACGATGAGTAA
- the dnaK gene encoding molecular chaperone DnaK yields MSKVIGIDLGTTNSVLAVMEGGKPEVIVNSEGGRLTPSVVAFSKNGERLVGQTAKRQAVVNPERTISSIKRHMGTDHKVTIDDKSFTPQEISAMVLQKMKKDAEEYLGEEVKDAVVTVPAYFSDSQRQATKDAGKIAGLNVLRIINEPTAAALAYGLDKDNDQVILVFDLGGGTFDVSILEIGDGVFEVKATNGNNRLGGDDFDQCVMDWMVSEFKKQTGIDLSKDKTAAQRLVEAAEKAKIELSSTLQTNISLPFITATQDGPQHLDMTLTRAKFNELTRHLVELTMKPTRQALEDAKLKPEEIDKIILVGGSTRIPAVQDAIKEMTGKEPHKGVNPDEVVALGAAIQGAVLAGEVKDVLLLDVTPLSLGIETLGGVFTKLIERNTTIPTSKSQIFSTASDNQPSVEIHVLQGERPMAADNKTLGRFHLDGIPPAPRGVPQIEVSFDIDANGIVNVSAKDLATKKEQKITITASSGLDDNEIEKMVQDAEKYAQSDEERKKLAEAKNNADNLVYSTRKTVSDLGDKVDAARKQEIEAAVTKLEEAIKSEDLQQIEAETETVTKIMHELSAQAYQQSAEAEGADAGAEEGTVDADATDVDEEK; encoded by the coding sequence ATGAGTAAAGTAATTGGTATTGATTTGGGAACAACAAACTCAGTTTTGGCTGTGATGGAAGGGGGTAAACCGGAGGTTATCGTCAACTCCGAGGGTGGCCGCCTTACTCCTTCAGTGGTGGCCTTCAGCAAGAATGGCGAGCGTTTGGTTGGACAAACTGCAAAGCGACAGGCCGTTGTTAACCCGGAACGGACAATCTCTTCAATTAAACGGCATATGGGCACAGATCACAAAGTAACCATTGATGATAAATCTTTTACTCCCCAAGAAATATCGGCAATGGTCTTACAAAAAATGAAAAAAGACGCCGAGGAATATCTGGGCGAGGAAGTAAAGGATGCGGTAGTTACCGTCCCCGCTTATTTCAGCGATTCCCAGCGGCAGGCAACCAAGGATGCTGGCAAGATTGCCGGTCTCAATGTACTGCGTATAATTAACGAGCCGACAGCAGCAGCCCTGGCATACGGTCTGGATAAAGATAATGATCAGGTAATTTTGGTCTTTGACCTGGGTGGTGGTACCTTCGATGTTTCAATCCTTGAAATTGGCGACGGCGTTTTTGAGGTAAAGGCAACAAATGGCAATAACCGCCTGGGTGGCGATGATTTTGACCAATGTGTAATGGATTGGATGGTCAGCGAGTTTAAAAAGCAAACCGGAATTGACCTCAGCAAAGATAAAACTGCTGCTCAGCGTTTGGTTGAGGCAGCGGAAAAGGCAAAGATTGAACTTTCCTCTACTTTACAAACAAATATCAGTCTACCGTTTATCACCGCAACCCAAGACGGGCCGCAGCATTTGGATATGACCTTGACCCGGGCTAAGTTTAATGAGCTCACCAGACATTTGGTGGAGTTGACTATGAAGCCGACGCGTCAGGCGCTGGAAGATGCCAAACTCAAGCCCGAAGAAATTGACAAAATCATCTTGGTTGGCGGCTCTACCCGCATCCCCGCCGTCCAGGATGCAATCAAGGAAATGACCGGCAAGGAGCCCCATAAAGGGGTCAACCCCGATGAAGTTGTGGCCCTAGGCGCTGCAATTCAGGGCGCAGTTTTGGCTGGCGAAGTTAAAGATGTCCTGCTTTTGGATGTTACGCCCCTGTCCTTGGGTATTGAAACCCTGGGCGGCGTGTTTACCAAACTGATTGAACGGAATACGACAATACCCACTTCAAAGAGCCAGATTTTTTCCACTGCCTCTGACAATCAGCCCAGTGTTGAAATCCACGTGCTTCAGGGTGAGCGCCCGATGGCTGCCGATAACAAAACTTTGGGCCGCTTCCATCTGGACGGCATTCCGCCGGCACCCCGTGGTGTGCCACAGATCGAGGTTTCTTTTGATATCGACGCCAACGGGATTGTCAATGTTTCCGCCAAGGACTTGGCTACCAAGAAGGAACAAAAAATTACAATCACTGCTTCCAGCGGTCTCGATGATAATGAAATCGAAAAAATGGTTCAGGATGCCGAAAAGTATGCCCAGTCTGATGAAGAGCGCAAAAAGCTGGCGGAAGCTAAGAATAACGCCGACAATTTGGTCTACAGCACTCGCAAAACCGTCAGCGACCTGGGTGACAAAGTAGATGCGGCACGTAAACAGGAAATTGAGGCGGCCGTAACGAAGTTGGAAGAGGCCATTAAGAGTGAAGACCTGCAGCAGATTGAGGCTGAAACCGAGACTGTTACAAAAATCATGCATGAGTTATCGGCTCAGGCTTATCAGCAATCAGCAGAAGCTGAAGGGGCAGATGCTGGCGCTGAAGAGGGGACAGTTGACGCTGACGCCACTGATGTAGATGAAGAAAAATAA
- the dnaJ gene encoding molecular chaperone DnaJ, with product MSGFDPYQTLGVSKNASQEEIKKAYRKLARKYHPDHNPGDKSAEVKFKELKKAYDIIGDANRREQYDNYGFTGDEQQAGGFGGFDGGFGVNFEDIFESMFGQGFGGQGGRQRPQRGADLRMDLSLSFEEAAFGTEKEVSYHVYTVCSDCHGSGARPGTSRQQCSECKGSGQVRVVKNTLLGRMVQVQTCPSCSGQGSVIKENCPNCRGQGRVETQLRKKIKIPAGVDNGSRIRVSGGGHAGHQGAPAGDLYLVVSVRPHEYFTRKGQDVHLDVPIGLAQAALGVELDVPTLDGVQRLNIPPGTQSGDSFRIRGKGIPAVNRNIRGDQLVKVRIDVPKRLSPEAREALRTYAKYSGETIENVDGDILTRIKRAFGRR from the coding sequence ATGTCTGGATTTGATCCCTATCAGACCCTGGGTGTAAGCAAAAATGCTTCCCAGGAGGAAATAAAAAAAGCATATCGGAAACTGGCTCGTAAATATCATCCGGACCACAATCCTGGCGATAAGAGCGCGGAAGTCAAGTTCAAAGAATTAAAGAAGGCCTATGACATCATTGGCGATGCCAACCGGCGGGAGCAATACGATAATTACGGCTTTACCGGCGATGAACAGCAAGCTGGTGGTTTTGGCGGTTTTGACGGCGGTTTTGGAGTAAACTTTGAAGACATCTTTGAGTCGATGTTTGGCCAGGGTTTTGGCGGCCAAGGCGGCAGGCAGCGGCCACAACGAGGTGCTGATTTGCGCATGGATCTCTCCTTGAGTTTTGAGGAGGCCGCTTTTGGAACCGAAAAAGAAGTTTCGTATCATGTCTATACCGTATGTTCCGACTGTCATGGTTCCGGCGCCCGTCCGGGCACAAGTCGTCAGCAGTGTTCCGAGTGTAAGGGCAGCGGACAAGTGCGTGTGGTAAAAAACACCTTGTTGGGCAGGATGGTACAGGTCCAAACCTGTCCCAGTTGTTCCGGCCAGGGCAGTGTGATCAAGGAGAATTGTCCCAATTGCCGTGGCCAGGGGCGGGTGGAAACGCAGCTGCGTAAGAAGATCAAAATTCCCGCTGGCGTCGATAATGGGTCCCGAATCAGGGTTAGCGGCGGTGGCCATGCCGGTCATCAAGGAGCCCCGGCCGGAGACCTATATCTGGTGGTTTCTGTGCGCCCCCATGAATATTTCACTAGAAAGGGGCAGGATGTGCACTTGGATGTTCCCATTGGCCTTGCCCAGGCGGCCCTGGGGGTTGAATTGGATGTGCCCACACTTGATGGCGTCCAACGTTTGAATATTCCCCCCGGGACCCAAAGTGGCGACAGTTTCCGCATTCGGGGCAAAGGGATACCAGCTGTAAATCGGAATATCCGCGGCGACCAACTGGTGAAAGTCCGCATTGATGTGCCAAAGCGTCTGAGCCCCGAGGCCAGGGAAGCTTTGCGGACATATGCCAAGTACAGCGGGGAAACTATTGAGAATGTAGACGGCGATATTCTCACCCGAATAAAACGGGCTTTTGGCAGGAGGTAG